The nucleotide sequence TAGATCAGCGCCGGTCCGTCGGGGAACCGGGAATTGCGGACGGCCACGTTCCCACCGGGCAGTTTGGCGAACTCGACACAGGAACCCTGGGAGTTGCTGTGTCTGCTCTTCTGCCAGACGACCCCCTGGAGGTCCGCGGCCGCCATGCCGTTGTAGGGGTGGTCGCGCACAGGGCTTCTCCACTGTTCGTGCATGCGTGCAGCTGTCAACTGTCTCGGATCATAGCTGCGTTCCTTTGCAAACGCATGGGCAAATGCATCTGCGTATGCGCAGGTAGATGCACAGGCAGATGCACGTGCACCATGTGTATCTACATGATCACCCGACACCCGGCATCTCCTGCCCGGAGTGAAGAAGAGCAGTCGTCATGTATGACGTCCGGGTCCCCCTCCCGGTTGAGCGGGCCTCGTGCCGGAGCGTTGTCAGACCCCCCTGCGAGACTCACGGGCATGAGGTGGGCGGCGGCGGAGACGGACGACGGGGGTGTTCGTCTCTGCCCGCTCGACCCCCAGGGAAAGGCCGCCGGGCCGGTAGTCGAGGTCACGGCGGCCCAGGGCGGGATCGCGGAGGCCGTGCGATCCCGCCCCGAGGCCGACCGGTGGGTGTGGCGGTCCACCGCCGAGGTCTATCCGCGGCTGCTGGCCGCCGGGGTCCGGGTCGAGCGGGCCTATGACATCGAGGCGGCCGAGGCGCTGCTCCTCGGCCATGAGGGGCGCTCGGGCGCACCGCGTTCGCTCGCCGCCGCCTGGGCGCGGCTGCGCGGGCTGCCCGTCCCCGAGGATCCGCCGCCCCGGGCGGCCGGCGGCCAGCCGTCGCTGTTCGAGCCCGGTCCGCCGCCGCTGCCGCCGGGCGCCGACCCGCTGGAAGCGCTGCTCGCGGTGTACGCGGAGCAGTTGGTCCGTACGGAGGCGGCCGAGCACCCGGACCGGATGCGGCTGCTGACCACCGCCGAGTCGGCGGGGATGCTGATCGCCGCCGAGATGCGGCGCGCCGGGGTGCCCTGGAGCGCCGACCGCCACCGGGAGCTGCTGGACGAGCTGCTCGGCGAGCGCTATCCGGGCGGTCTGGAGCCGCAGCGCCTGGTCGAGCTGGCCGACGAGGTCTCGCGCGCCTTCGGCGCCCGGGTCCGGCCCGATCTGCCCGCCGAGGTCGTCAAGGCGTTCGCCCGCGCGGGCATCGCGCTCGGCTCGACCCGCGCCTGGGAGCTCGAGCGGATCGACCACCCCGCCGTCGAGCCGCTGCTGCGCTACAAGAAGCTGTACCGGCTTCATACCGCCCACGGCTGGGCCTGGCTCCAGTCCTGGGTGCGCGACGGCCGCTTCCGCCCGGAGTACCTGCCCGGCGGCACCGTCTCCGGCCGCTGGACCACCAACGGCGGCGGGGCGCTGCAGATCCCCAAGGTGGTGCGGCGCGCGGTGGTGGCCGATCCGGGGTGGCGGCTGGTGGTGGCCGACGCCGACCAGATGGAGCCCCGGGTGCTCGCCGCGATCTCCCGCGACCCCGGGCTGATGGAGGTCGCGGGCAGCGGCCGGGATCTGTACGCCACGCTGTCCGACCGCGCCTTCTCCGGCCGCCGCGAGCTGGCCAAGCTGGCGCTGCTGGGCGCGGTGTACGGCCAGACCTCCGGCGACGGCCTGAAGCATCTCGCCGCCCTGCGGCGGCGCTTCCCGGCGGCGGTGGCGTATGTGGACGATGCGGCCCGCGCGGGCGAGGAGGGCCGGCTGGTGCGCACCTGGCTCGGCCGCACCTGCCCGCCCGTGGGCGGTGCCGCCGGGGAGCCGGCCGACGAGGCGGGGCTGCCCCGCGAGCAGGAGGAGCCGTCGTACGGCAGCACGGCCGGCGCCCGCGCCCGGGGCCGGTTCACCCGGAACTTCGTGGTGCAGGGCAGCGCCGCCGACTGGGCCCTGCTGATGCTCGCCGCGCTGCGGCGGTCGCTGACCGGGGCGGGGCTGCGCGCGGAGATCGTCTTCTTCCAGCACGACGAGGTGATCGTGCACTGCCCCCAGGAGGAGGCCGACACGGTCCGGGAGGCCATCGCCGAGGCGGGCGAGACGGCCGGACGGATCGCCTTCGGACCGACACCGGTGCGGTTCCCCCTCACGATGGCGGCGGTGGAGTGCTACGCGGACGCGAAGTAGGCGGCCCAGGTCCTGTCCGGTGAATCGTCGCGCCTGCGGCATCAGCGGCTGACGCCCCGGGGCGTCCGGCATCCGACGCAGGGTGCAGCCCAGTGGTCCAGCCGTAACCGGGGGGCGCGCCGTGCGAGGCGTCGCGGGCCCGCGAAGATCCACCGCGCAGAGCCCAGGGGGCAGTCGCTCCCCCGACCGGCTCAGCCCCGCAGGCAGCGGCCCTGATCGTCCCCACACGATGAGAGCGGAGGGCCGCCGGGCGGCGGCCCGCCACGCCGCCCACAGGGGAGACCTGCCATGACCATCAGCCTCGAGGCACTGCGCCGCTGCTCCATCGCCGTCGACCTCGGCGCGGCCAGAACGCGTGTCTACCTCAGGCGTACCGGGCTCATCGTCGACGAGCCGACCGTCGCCGCCGTGAACACCCACACCGGCGGGCTGATCGCGGTCGGCGCGCTGGCCGAGCGGATGACCGGGCGGACGCCCGAGCACATCCGCGTCGTACGGCCGGTCTCGGGCGGCACCGTCGTCGACATCGACATGGCCCAGCGGATGCTGCGGCTGCTGCTGGGCAACAAGCTGCGGCGCGCCTGGCGGCGCCGCCCGCTGGTGAGCGCGGCCGTCTGCGTGCAGCACGACGCCGACCCGCTCGCCCGGCGCGCCGCCGTGGAGACGCTCACCGGTATCGGCGCCAAGCGGGTCGAGCTGGTGGACACCCTGATCGCCGCCGCCGTGGGCTGCGGTCTGCCGGTGGAACGGCCCGAGGCGACGATGATCGTGGTGTGCGGCGCGGCCACCACCCAGGTCGCGGTCCTGTCGCTGGGCTCGATCGTGGCCGCCGAGCGGGTGCCGGTGGGCGGGGAGACCGTGGACCACGCGGTCGTCCAGTATCTGCGCAATGAGCACGCGCTGATGCTGCCCAGCCAGGCCGTCCGCCCGCTGCAGTTGCTGCTCAAGAACAGCGCGGACGGCGCACCGGCGGCGCCCAGCACCGAGGTGCACGGCCGGGACGTGGCCACGGGGCTCGCCCGGACCGTACGGATCGACGTCGGGAGCGTCCGGAGCGCCATCCGCACCCCCCTCACCGGAGTGCTGGACGCCATCGGCGCGGTGCTGCGCCGCTGTCCGCCCGATCTGGTGGCCGACCTCGCCGACCGCGGCATCATGCTGGCCGGCGGAAGCGCGGTGCTGCCCGGGTTCGACACGATGCTGCGGGAGGCCACCGGTATGCCGCTGAACATCGCCGACCACCCCGACGTCTGCGCGGTCGAGGGGCTCGGCGCGATGCTCGACGGCAAGGTGCAGCCCCTGCTGCTGGACGCGATGGTCTCCTGACCGCCCCGGCCGCATCCGGACCACCCCGCCCGCGTCCGGACCCGCCCCCGGCCCGCCGGGCCCCCTGACACCTGATCGGAATTTCTTCGCGACGCGTTGAGCGGCTGCCTCCCCCCGTGCGTAGTGAAGGGGGAAGAGGCCGACATGGCCGCCGATCCCCCCCGGGGCTCAGACCGGGAGCGTCCGTAGATGTCCAACTCAGGTCAGGTCCTGGAGGTTCAGGTGCACGACGACGCCGCCGTGGCCGATGAGCGTCCGTCAAGATCCCAGCGTGGTACGCCGGACGAACACCTCATGCGCGCGCTCTACCAGGAGCACGCCGGGCCATTGCTCGCGTTCGTCCTGCGGCTGGTCGCGGGCGACCGTCACCGCGCGGAGGACGTCGTCCAGGAGACCCTGGTGCGGGCCTGGCGGAACGCCGACCAGCTCTCCCGGGCCACCGGCTCCATCCGGCCCTGGCTGGTCACGGTCGCCCGCCGGATCGTGATCGACGGACACCGCAGCCGGCAGGCCCGGCCGCAGGAGGTCGACCCCTCCCCGTTGGAACTCATGCCCGCGGAGGACGAGATCGACCGTGCACTGCGGCTCATGACCCTGACCGACGCGATGCAGGACCTCAGCGACGCCCATCGCGAGGTGCTGGTCGAGACCTACTTCAAGGGCCGGACCGTCAACGAGGCGGCCCAGACCCTCGGCATACCCAGCGGGACGGTACGGTCCCGGGTCTTCTACGCGCTGCGCTCGATGAAGCTCGCGCTCGAGGAGAGAGGAGTAACGGCATGACAGCGCAGACGCACCACTCGGGACACGACGCCGTTGGCGCGTATGTGCTCGGCGTGCTCGACGAGGCGGAGGCCAGCTACTTCGAGGAGCATCTGGCCGGCTGCGACCAGTGCGGACGGCAGCTCGACGAGCTGACCGGACTGGAACCCCTGCTGGCCGATCTGGCGGCCGACATCCCCGGGATCCACGGCAGCCCCGGGCGGACCCAGCTC is from Streptomyces hygroscopicus and encodes:
- a CDS encoding RNA polymerase sigma factor SigL, encoding MSNSGQVLEVQVHDDAAVADERPSRSQRGTPDEHLMRALYQEHAGPLLAFVLRLVAGDRHRAEDVVQETLVRAWRNADQLSRATGSIRPWLVTVARRIVIDGHRSRQARPQEVDPSPLELMPAEDEIDRALRLMTLTDAMQDLSDAHREVLVETYFKGRTVNEAAQTLGIPSGTVRSRVFYALRSMKLALEERGVTA
- a CDS encoding rod shape-determining protein MreB, producing MTISLEALRRCSIAVDLGAARTRVYLRRTGLIVDEPTVAAVNTHTGGLIAVGALAERMTGRTPEHIRVVRPVSGGTVVDIDMAQRMLRLLLGNKLRRAWRRRPLVSAAVCVQHDADPLARRAAVETLTGIGAKRVELVDTLIAAAVGCGLPVERPEATMIVVCGAATTQVAVLSLGSIVAAERVPVGGETVDHAVVQYLRNEHALMLPSQAVRPLQLLLKNSADGAPAAPSTEVHGRDVATGLARTVRIDVGSVRSAIRTPLTGVLDAIGAVLRRCPPDLVADLADRGIMLAGGSAVLPGFDTMLREATGMPLNIADHPDVCAVEGLGAMLDGKVQPLLLDAMVS
- a CDS encoding regulator: MRDHPYNGMAAADLQGVVWQKSRHSNSQGSCVEFAKLPGGNVAVRNSRFPDGPALIYTPAEVEAMLLGAKDGEFDHLARDSAGMG
- a CDS encoding 3'-5' exonuclease, with the protein product MRWAAAETDDGGVRLCPLDPQGKAAGPVVEVTAAQGGIAEAVRSRPEADRWVWRSTAEVYPRLLAAGVRVERAYDIEAAEALLLGHEGRSGAPRSLAAAWARLRGLPVPEDPPPRAAGGQPSLFEPGPPPLPPGADPLEALLAVYAEQLVRTEAAEHPDRMRLLTTAESAGMLIAAEMRRAGVPWSADRHRELLDELLGERYPGGLEPQRLVELADEVSRAFGARVRPDLPAEVVKAFARAGIALGSTRAWELERIDHPAVEPLLRYKKLYRLHTAHGWAWLQSWVRDGRFRPEYLPGGTVSGRWTTNGGGALQIPKVVRRAVVADPGWRLVVADADQMEPRVLAAISRDPGLMEVAGSGRDLYATLSDRAFSGRRELAKLALLGAVYGQTSGDGLKHLAALRRRFPAAVAYVDDAARAGEEGRLVRTWLGRTCPPVGGAAGEPADEAGLPREQEEPSYGSTAGARARGRFTRNFVVQGSAADWALLMLAALRRSLTGAGLRAEIVFFQHDEVIVHCPQEEADTVREAIAEAGETAGRIAFGPTPVRFPLTMAAVECYADAK